The following is a genomic window from Kiloniellales bacterium.
TCAGCGTGTGGACCTTCACGTCCCTCTCGGGAGCGATGGCATGCATGTGGCGGCGGAACCAGTCCTGTGTAGTCTCGACCGCAATGTCTTCCAGCGGAACGGTGAGGCCGCTCACGTCGAGACTGGCGCGGCCGCCGAAGAAGATCTCGATCGGCTTGGTCACGCGCCCGCCGCCAAAACGCGGTTCGGATTCTCCGGCGCAAAGAAGCACCTTGTCGACGTTGTGGTGCAGGACCGTACCGAAGCGATCCAGATAGAAGCGACAGAGGGCCGTGCTCAGCGCCTCCGCCAAGGCATCGCAGATGCTGTCCGGGTGCCCGAGGCCCTTGCGCTCGACGATCTCCGCATCGAGACGCTCGACATCCGGCATCTCCAGATCGCCGATTCTCAGATCCATGTCCCCGTCATCCAGAAGATTGCGCGCCGATTGTCCGCTGTCGCGTGCCTTCGACGGCTATGACGATGAGGCGGGATCTTAGGTGTCGTCTTGATCTGGATCAGACCCGCGAGGCTGATTCCCGTTAGATTTACTTCCTACATGCGACGCGGGTCGCAAATCCCTCCGGCAAAGGTGTGTGCGATGACGGTTGTGCGTGAGGGCCAGCGCTACTGGAAGCACGGTGACCACAGTCATGTCTGGATCGTCGATGCGATCGTGCGGGACGACGGGCAAAGGTCGCCTTTCGCAATCCTGGTAAGCGAGGACGGACTGGAAGTCGAGGACGTCGAGGTTTCCCATCTGGTAGACCGCAATCAGTACACGCCGGCGGCCTAGAGCCGCAGCGGCGCGGCTTGAGGTTGCCTCTCATCGAGATGGTGCCGGCCAGACAGATGGGGTGAAGTGCGGTCCTGGACCGCGAAGCCCGAATCGACGGTGAACACGGCTGAATGGACAGGCTCCTTGCGGAAGAAGCGGCGCGCCACTATCTGGCACGCGGCTGGTCGATAATTCCTGTTCGCGCGGGCGGGAAGCGCCCCCTTGTCAACTGGGAGCCGTTCCAGCACCGGCATCCCGAAAAGGGGGAAGCCCACGGTTGGTTTCGGCGCTGGCCGAACGCCAACCTCGCGATCGTCACCGGGAAGGTCTCAGGGCTCGTCGTGCTCGATGTCGACCCACGGCACGGCGGCGACGACAGCCTCCAAAGCCTGGAGCGCCGCTTCGCTGCGCTTCCGGAAACCGTCGAGGGGATCAGCGGCGGTGGCGGACGCCACATCTACTTCGCTCATCCCGGCGGTGTCTTGCGGAACCGCGTCGGCCTGGCCCCGGGCATCGACCTGCGGGGAGATGGCGGCATGATCATCGCGCCGCCGTCGCTGCACCCGAATGGTCGGCGTTACGAATGGGAGGTCTCGCATCACCCGGATGACCTGCCGGTTGCCCCAATGCCGCCTTGGCTCCTTGCCCTGGCGCGGGGAGAAACGGCCTACCTCGGGCATTCCCTCTCTCATTGGCAGGACCTCGTGCGCCAAGGCGTCGCCGAAGGGGCGCGCAACAACACGATCGCGTCCCTGACCGGCCACTTGCTCTGGCATGGTGTCGACCCGGAGGTCGCGGTCGAACTCCTTCTGTGTTGGAATCGTGTACGCTGTCGGCCACCGCTCTCCGACGACGAGGTGGCTCGAACCGTCGAGAGCATTACCAAGACGCATCGACGCCACCATCCCGGCCCCGATTTCGACCGATGAGGGTCTAGGATGCCAGCGATGCCGACCGTGAAACGCTCTGGACAAGCCTTCGGCGCTGCTCTGCTGCTCCTTGCGTGTACAGCAGCGGCGTCGCAGCTTTGCGCCCAGGCTCCCATCCCCTCTACAGGGAACGACGTCCCGACCCTGGCACCCCTGATGAAGCGAGTAACCCCCGGCGTCGTGAATATCGCGACCAGCGGCAAGGTCCGCGTCGAGGACAGCCCGCTGTTCAACGATCCGAACTTTCGAAGATTCCTGGAGGATCCGCGGTTCCGCAGGTTCTTTTCCCTGCCCGATCCACGGGCGGAGCGTGAAACCCACAGCATCGGGTCGGGCGTGATCGTCGATGCGCGGGGCGGCCATGTGCTGACCAACCATCACGTGATCGAGGACGCCGATGAAATCCTCGTCACGCTCAAGGACGGGCGCGCCCTGAAAGCCGAGCTCCTCGGCTCCGATCCGCAAACTGACGTCGCGGTCCTAAAGATCGACGCCTCTGGTCTGACGGCCTTGCCTTTGGGCGATTCGGATCGACTGGAGGTCGGGGACTACGTGGTCGCCATCGGTAACCCCTTCGGCCTCGGCCAGACGGTCACCTTGGGAATCGTTAGCGCGCTGGGGCGCAGCGGCCTCCGCCTCGAGGCCTACGAGGACTTCATTCAGACGGACGCACCGATCAACCCGGGGAACTCCGGCGGTGCCTTGGTCGATCTTCGCGGCCAGCTCATAGGCATCAACACGGCCATCGTCGCGCCGACCGGCGGCAATGTCGGTATCGGCTTCGCGATCCCGATCAACATGGCGCGCCTGGCGATGGAGCAGATCATTGAGTTTGGCGAAGTCAGGCGTGGCCGCTTGGGAATCGTCATTCAAGACATCACCCCCGATCTGGCGAAGGGACTTCGTCTGGAGATCCTGGATGGCGCCTTGATCTCGCAGGTAGTGCCGGGCTCGCCTGCGGAGACGGCCGGCCTCGAGCCCGGCGACGTCATCCTCGGCGTCGACGGCGAAAAGGTGCGCACGGCAGCCGGTCTGCGAAACGAGATCGGACTGAAGCGCATCGGCGAAGAGGTCGAACTGGAGATCCTGCGCCGCGGCAAGAAACGCAGGGTGATCCTTACGATCGGGCCAAGCAAGGACCCGGGCTGACGGGTCTCGACGAAGCTCGAGTCTTGAGGTTCGGCGCCCGGCCGCACCAGGTCTATCCTTGACCGAAATCATTGCCCGTCGTTTGCGCCTCGGCGATGTCTCAAGGATGAGGACGGGGCCACCCGATGGCGACGCCCCGCCTTGCTGCAACCGCGAAACTCAAGGAGATGGTGCAGTGACCGAGAAGCCTTTGGTTCCACGGAGTCGGCCCGGACACCCGGCAGCTTCGCGTCCCGATGCGGATTCCCTGCACACCCTGTACCAGCAGATCAGTCATCTTCTCGACGTCATGTATGAGAAGATCGGCAAGCATCACCATCCCGTGTCCGGCCAGGTCTTCACGGGCTTCTCCCCGGAGACCGATGTCAGTGAATCGGATGAGGGATTCCACATCGTCATGGAGCTGCCTGGGCTCGAGGAGAAGGACATCGAGATCTCGATCACGGAGGATCTCTTGACAATCAGCGGCGAGAAGCGGACCGAAAAAGAAGTCTCCGAGGCGGACTACCATCTGAGAGAGCGGGCCTATGGCAGCTTCCAGCGCCGCTTCCGGCTGCCACCTGAGCTCGACACCGAAAGGGCCGAGGCACACTACCAGGACGGCGTCCTGACCATCGATATCTCCAGAGCGCCCGGTTCACGAAGCCAAGTAAGGAAGATTCCGGTTCGATCTCGGTAGACGGCGGAGATGACCAGGCTTCACGCGTACCCGGGTTCGCTCGTCGCCTGCCGCAACCCGAGCGACGACCCGACCCTGGTAGCGCACTTCATCGAAGCGGCAGCTGGCGCTGCAGCAGGAAGCGGTTGTAGAACCAGGCAATCATCAGGCCGGTGATCAGTCCGCTGACGAAGGCCCAGACGGCCCCCGCGATGCTGCCGACAAAGGTCGGCCCGAAGCCGATGAACAAGGTGGAAAGCGCGGCGGCCACCGGCAGGCCCCAGCCGAAGAAGGCCGCCATGACACCGAGCACGAAGACGAGAAGGGCCGAGGTCGTGCCGACGGCGAAGCCAAAGCTGACCACGCCCAGGGTCGCATGATGTTGATTTCGTGCCATTCCCCCCTCCAAGACGGATCCGTGGACGCCGAACGTTAGCAGCTATCTTGCCCGTGAGAAGCATCAATATGTGAAGCGCTTCAAGGGCATGAGCCATGTCCTGGCTGTTTCCCGCCTGTCACCGGCCGGACTGGTGTCCTCGGCCCCTATCGCATTGCGGCGGCGCAAGCATGTGGGTGTCGTTAACGATCCGTCAACGCCTGTGGTCTTTGGTTCTGATCGACACCCGCGAACGGCACCTCGTTCGGGGGAGATCAGCGAAGGGATCCCAATGCTCAGTTCGGACCACGACGAGTTCGTCAGCGATCAGACCCAGGCGATCTTCCACGCGCTTGCGGCCAGGGGCGCCGATCTTGCCGGCCTCTTGGCCCTGATTTCGAGCGCCTACGCCGATGGGGGCCATCACGTGCTGGACAGGCTTCACGAGAGAATGAGGGCCGAGTCCAAGGCGTCCGTGTCCATCTGACCGGTAATGCGAGATCCGGGAGCCTGCGCCCGCGCAGCTTCCCGATCGTCCGGTCCTTCCCTCGGAAGTGTCGCTGGCCATTCACGGCCTGCGGTCCAAGAGCACTACTTCTTCTTGGCGATCGAGATCTTCTTCGCCTTGGCCTTGGCTTCCGGGCGCTTCGGAAGGATCACCTCGAGCACGCCCTTGTCGAAGCTGGCCTGGATCTTGGCGTCGTCGACTGAGTCGGGAACCCGGAAGGAGCGCAGAAAGGATCCAAAGCGGCGTTCACGACAATAGTAGTTCTTCTTCTTTTCTTCGGACTCCGTCTTCTTTTCGCCCTTGATGGTCAAGACCCCGTCCGACAGGGACAGCTCGACATCCTTCTCGTCCAATCCGGGCAACTCGGCCGCGATCTCGATCGCGTCTTCGCTCTCCGAGACATCAAACCTGACGTCGGTGATGTTTCCCTGAAGCCCGGAAAGCGACGGGAAATCGCGGAAAAGATCCAGTCTCCAGGGGTCGCGCCTCAGGCCGGTCCCGTGTAGACCCTGCATGAAGTCGTCAAACATGTGGTCCATGCGATGCCGCAGGTCCATCAGGGGGGCAAAAACCGACTCAATACCGGATTCGCTGGGTGCCGGCTTGCTCGTTGCGGGTTTCTTGGCAACGGCTTTTCTGGCCATTGGATTCCTCCGTCATGTTCATTCGGCAAGACTGACCTTTGAGTTCCCCACCGGGGAAGCCGCAGCATAGGAGCGGTACCGTTGGCAACCATGATTTGGGTCAAGACGGTGTCAGTCCTCTGTGCAGGGACGACGAAAGTCCGCCCTGCGCCACAAGCCGCAGCGGCCATCGAATCCGCCCCGCGGCAACGATGGGTCTAAATGGGG
Proteins encoded in this region:
- a CDS encoding Hsp20/alpha crystallin family protein, with the translated sequence MTEKPLVPRSRPGHPAASRPDADSLHTLYQQISHLLDVMYEKIGKHHHPVSGQVFTGFSPETDVSESDEGFHIVMELPGLEEKDIEISITEDLLTISGEKRTEKEVSEADYHLRERAYGSFQRRFRLPPELDTERAEAHYQDGVLTIDISRAPGSRSQVRKIPVRSR
- a CDS encoding bifunctional DNA primase/polymerase produces the protein MDRLLAEEAARHYLARGWSIIPVRAGGKRPLVNWEPFQHRHPEKGEAHGWFRRWPNANLAIVTGKVSGLVVLDVDPRHGGDDSLQSLERRFAALPETVEGISGGGGRHIYFAHPGGVLRNRVGLAPGIDLRGDGGMIIAPPSLHPNGRRYEWEVSHHPDDLPVAPMPPWLLALARGETAYLGHSLSHWQDLVRQGVAEGARNNTIASLTGHLLWHGVDPEVAVELLLCWNRVRCRPPLSDDEVARTVESITKTHRRHHPGPDFDR
- a CDS encoding Hsp20/alpha crystallin family protein → MARKAVAKKPATSKPAPSESGIESVFAPLMDLRHRMDHMFDDFMQGLHGTGLRRDPWRLDLFRDFPSLSGLQGNITDVRFDVSESEDAIEIAAELPGLDEKDVELSLSDGVLTIKGEKKTESEEKKKNYYCRERRFGSFLRSFRVPDSVDDAKIQASFDKGVLEVILPKRPEAKAKAKKISIAKKK
- a CDS encoding bacteriophage holin; the protein is MARNQHHATLGVVSFGFAVGTTSALLVFVLGVMAAFFGWGLPVAAALSTLFIGFGPTFVGSIAGAVWAFVSGLITGLMIAWFYNRFLLQRQLPLR
- a CDS encoding Do family serine endopeptidase, yielding MPTVKRSGQAFGAALLLLACTAAASQLCAQAPIPSTGNDVPTLAPLMKRVTPGVVNIATSGKVRVEDSPLFNDPNFRRFLEDPRFRRFFSLPDPRAERETHSIGSGVIVDARGGHVLTNHHVIEDADEILVTLKDGRALKAELLGSDPQTDVAVLKIDASGLTALPLGDSDRLEVGDYVVAIGNPFGLGQTVTLGIVSALGRSGLRLEAYEDFIQTDAPINPGNSGGALVDLRGQLIGINTAIVAPTGGNVGIGFAIPINMARLAMEQIIEFGEVRRGRLGIVIQDITPDLAKGLRLEILDGALISQVVPGSPAETAGLEPGDVILGVDGEKVRTAAGLRNEIGLKRIGEEVELEILRRGKKRRVILTIGPSKDPG